TGATGATGAGCGAAGGAGAGAAGAAGGGAGAGTTGACTTTGCTTTAGGGCTAGGTGGATTAAAAATGGAGGGCCGTAATAAGGCAGATCCAATGTCTAACTTGATGATATGGGCAGGCTATTTCTTAATGTCTGAAGGCGAAACTGCTGATACTTACTGGGATCGAGATGGATTTACTGGTGATCCAAGAGTCGATGTTTTGTATATGATGAATGAGACAATTGCTAAGGGTAATAAGCTGCATTTCAGACTAGATGGACTAGGACTAACAGGTCTAGATGGTGCTCAAGAAGAGGACACATGGGATGATTTACCCAAAACCATTCAAGGGCTTAGGGAAAGGTTAAATACACAAGGAAGAAGTGAGGGTTCATATACGATATATGAACTCCAACAAGTGATGAGCAATCCTACATATTTGGAAAACACTCAGTTTTGGCTAAACAACCAAAGAATTTCAACGGAGCATGTGAAGGAACTTCTCGGAGAAATCGTACCACCAAGCGAATAAGATAACATGGATGAAATCGGTAAAAGCTTTGAAGAGGATTTGGGTAAATTAATATCCAGATATAAGACGAGGGATTCAAGATTCCTTGAATCTGAACTCGCAATACGTTATGACCCTAAATCTAACGATTTGGATGTCGCATTTTCTGATATTGGTATGTCGAAAATACTAAATACTAGATCCATGTTAGAGATATATTTGAGCATTAGACATGACAATATGAATATCGACTCTCTTGATCATTTTGATAAATACATGGTTACGGGACTAACGATGCTGATAGAAAGAATTTTTTCTGATTTTATCTTTGAAATAAGAACTCCTATGGAGTTTTGTTTGTCTCTTCTGATTCTTTTAGAGGAAGAACTCAAGGAAAGTGAATCGTTACGCAGAAGTGACTACTTGAATAAAGCGATGTCTAGGCTAGAATCGATAATATCATATATAAACGAGAAAAAACATATTCTGGAAGAGGGAAATAGCCGTGCAAATAAGATAGGCTCAGAAGAATTTAGAAAAGAGTTAGAGGATTTTCAATACGCTATTTTCAAAAAATTAGAATCGTCCTGACCATTCCGTGTGGGAGTGTTAGATTAACTGTGTCAACCGCTGGGAATGTTCAGAAAAGTGTGTCAACCACCCCTCGAACATGGGGCTGGGAAATGACCCCACAAAAAACTTCCTCCCCCAACAAGCCCGGATCTGACCCCCATCGAAACCAGATCCGGGCTTTTCCTATGTAGCATGGTCGGGCATTGGAAATACTCGTGTGATCTTTCCTCCCTACAGGACTTGCCTATTGGTGGGCGGGAGTCGGATTGCCCACGGGGCGGCGCACAGGACGAAATCTGGCTCAACCAAAGGATCTCCTAGGCGCGAGGATGGATGCCGGACCTGCACATTTTCCTCCTTGGCGATCTCCCTTGGGTGCCAGGCAAGCTCGGGGAGATTCCGGATATGGTTTTGGGAACAAATATTTGAAATGTGCGGCTGGCCTGCGGCGGCGATAGGGATGGGAGGGGCGAGCCGTCAGGCGAGGTCCGAGGGCTCCAGCCTTTGATGGGGGCATGCTGAAATCTGGGATTTTCCACAAGGCCGAGAGGGAGACCCCGAGGACGGGAGCGACAGCGGACTCCCGGAACAGCCCGACCGGCGACTGATATGCCGAGGGAGGAATTCATGCCCAGCACGCCGGGATCGCCCAGATCAACTGGAACCTCCAACATCGGATGATTTTCCGGAGGGATTCGACAATTGCAACTGCGACCATGTCGAGGTGTTCGTGGCCGCGGAATACGAGCTGTACGGCTCCAAACGGCTGGGAAACTGGCAGGGCAGGCGCTTCCTGACGGGGCGGTTCTATGACTCGTCGGGGAGCTACACGGGGCCGATTTTCGACTTCCCGGAGGGATATCATCCGGATCGGAGCAACCCGACCGCTCCCGAGGCAACTGCATATGGAGGTCCGCTCTCGGCAGGAACCTTCTCGCTCGGTCACAAGCGGTTCGAGGGCACCAACCACCTCGGCAATGTCCTATCGGTCTTCTCCGACCGGAAGTTGCAGATCCCCGCTCCAGGCATGCAATATGTGGATGGGTACACGGCGGAGATCTATGGATATAGCGATTACTTTCCCTTCGGGATGCTGATGCCGGGTAGGAATGGACAGCGGGATGGGTATCGGTATGGGTTTAATGGACAAGAAAAAGATGACGAAATAAAAGGAAGTGGAAATTCGGTGAACTTCAAGTTCAGAATGTATGACCCACGAATTGGAAGGTTCTTTGCTGTTGACCCGTTAGCTCCTGATTATCCTTGGTACACTCCGTATCAATTTGCGGGAAATACACCTATCATGGCAATGGATTTAGAAGGTTTAGAGCCTGCGTCAGTCGTAACAAAGACATCAAATAATAGATATCAATTCACGGAACCTGCAATAAAATTGCTTAGCTGGGCATCAGGAGTAGACGAGCAATCAATTAGAGATGTTAGAGTTAAGAAACGAGCACCTATTCCTTTTGGAATTCCATGGTATCCTTCTAATGCTGGAGGCGGAGGGTTAACTACGAAAAAGATAATCCGTTTAACGCCAAACTTTTTTGATAATACAGGGAAGTATAAGTTTAAAGACAGAAAAGGGAGGTATGGTCCAAAAGGAGCAGAGTACAATCAGAGTGTTGGAGATGACGTGATGTCTTGGTTAAGTCTAAATTCTCATGAAGTCGGTCATATTCCACAAGCTCAAGAATACAAGACGACAATGGGATATTTCATTTCATTTATTGTTGAGTATGCAAAAGCAGGAAGTCATGATGGAGCAGGGAGAGAACAAGAAGCTGATGAAGGGAGAAAGAAGTTTAATGATTTTGTTGATTTTACCAATAAAGAATATGGTCAAGATGCGATAAAGAACTTATTTGAGGGTGACCAAACAGATGAAGAAAAAAATAGCACTTTAGACACCTGGTTTAAATCTTATGAGGAAAATAAGCAAGGCGGAAATGAAGGAGGGGAAGATGAATAGATTTTTTTTCATAATAATTGCTTCGTTTTTATTGACTTCATGTGGAGTATATAAATATACTTATGAAGCAGGTAGTCAACAGATCGTTTCGAAAAAGAATAATCCAATTAGCCATATAAGGATAAAAGATGAAAAAGGAGAGTTACTTGTTGTATTTACAGCAATTGAAAAAGGGAAAGATAGATTTTCACTTGTTGACTTTAGCCCTAATTTTTATAAGAGTTCTGTAACAGGTTTTAAGTTTAAACCTGATTCAAAATATATCGTTTCAGTATTGCCTCAAGGAGATAAGTTATTACCTGATATTGTTTTATTGACCGATAGTTTAGGTCGGTTTAAATAATGAATTTTACAAGCCTTGCAGAGATGCAGGGCTTTTTTATTTGCTTACATTTTCTTGGAAGAACGTTTTAAACTTCTGATTAGTCAGGAGTTTTTCAATCATCTGAAACACCATTTTTTTATCATCGTCAGAGAGTTGAGAAATCAATCGCATTTGCTCCTGTAGGGAATGTTCAGAAAAGTGTGTCAACTGCTCCTTGACCTGAACTAGGGATTGCCCCCACAGAAGCTGCCACTCACCAAAAAGCCCGGATCTGATCCCCATCGAAACCAGATCTGGGCTTTCAATTTTAGAATCAAACCCTTACTTCCCCTTCAACTTCGCAATCTCCTCCTGCAGGCGGTTGAGGTCCTGTATCTTCTTGAGGACGTCGGTATTGACATTCTCCTGGAGGTAGGTCTCGATCGCCTCATTTATGATTTCTTTGATCTTGAGGCCCTCCAGGGAGCTGTAGCTCTTTACGATGCTGTATAAGCCCGTGTCGATCAGGAAGGTGTAGGTACGGTCCTTGCCGGAGCGTTCGACCTTCTTGGATGCCTTGACGGGCTTGGGAACCACAACGGCTCGTTTGGCCTCCGGCTCGGGGGCTGGTTGAATAGATTCCGGCCCTGCTACCTCAGGATCGGACTTGGGCGGCTCCACCTCCTTGGAGATCTTCGTGACCTTCGCCGCATTCCCCATTTTGCTGGGATCAATGATTAACGCTTTCCTTTTCGCCATTTTCTACGCCTTCGTTGGTGAAACGCTTCAAGAATTCATCTGCCAGGGCCTCGAAGGCCTTAGCTCCCTTACTCTCTGGATTGTAGTCGTATACCGTCTGTCCCTGTGCCTGGGCTTCGGAGATGG
This portion of the Pontibacter sp. G13 genome encodes:
- a CDS encoding RHS repeat-associated core domain-containing protein — protein: MQYVDGYTAEIYGYSDYFPFGMLMPGRNGQRDGYRYGFNGQEKDDEIKGSGNSVNFKFRMYDPRIGRFFAVDPLAPDYPWYTPYQFAGNTPIMAMDLEGLEPASVVTKTSNNRYQFTEPAIKLLSWASGVDEQSIRDVRVKKRAPIPFGIPWYPSNAGGGGLTTKKIIRLTPNFFDNTGKYKFKDRKGRYGPKGAEYNQSVGDDVMSWLSLNSHEVGHIPQAQEYKTTMGYFISFIVEYAKAGSHDGAGREQEADEGRKKFNDFVDFTNKEYGQDAIKNLFEGDQTDEEKNSTLDTWFKSYEENKQGGNEGGEDE